CACCTATGCTCCGGCTTCTCAGCCTGTGGTATCTCCAGTGCGGAGGCGATCCGCACTCGGCCAGTACCAGCGGATTGAACAGGGTCTGAAGAGCGCCGACTTGATCCTGCAGGCCGGCGGATTCGGTGCCATCGTGCTCGATCTTGGAAGCATCGCGCCAGAGTTCGTGTCGCGCGTAGAGCTAGGGACATGGCATCGGTATCGCGTAGCGGCAGAACGGACGCAGTCGAGCATCGTTCTTTTGACCCAGTATGTCTGTGCCAAGAGTAGCGCAGAACTCTTGTTGCGTCTGCATACTCCAAGGATGCTCCGCGAGGAGACAACCGTGTTCTCCGGAACACAGCCGAAGGCAGAGGTCACGCGGCATCGCTTCCAAGAGCGAGGAAGTAATATCCTCCCGATTCGTAAGCCTCCCCAGAACGTCACGACAGCTTGCTGGCAAAACCGCGTGACCTGGGCAGGTCAGCGATGACAAACGAAGCTTCTCTCTACGCCTGCCTCTATGTGCGGGAGTTTCCCGCACAGTCGCTCCTACGGCTGAGACCGGAATTACGTGGTGCAGCCTGCGTCGTCATGACTGGCGAAGTGCCCAGCGAAAAGGTCTGCTCGCTAAACACCAAGGCCCGGCTTGCTGGCATGAAGCACCGCATGTCTCGCGTCGAAATAGAAACGTTCGCCAATCCAATCATCATGCGTCGGTCCACTGTCGCGGAAAGCATGACGAAGGCTGCGTTGCTTGAGGTAGCCGGAAGCTTCTCGCCGCAGGTGGAGGACCGAAGCGAAGATACAGCGTTCCTCTGTGGCATCGACATTACGGGAACGCGAAGTTTGTTCGGACCACCTGAGCAATTAGGCAGAAGCCTCATCACACAGATCCGAGCCAGCGGCATGTCCGCGAGCGTCGCAGTCAGCACGAACTTCCATACGGCTGTGAGCCTCGCGAAGGGATTCTCACGGCGAGCCTCGGTGCAGGTTGTCGCGTTGGGTGAGGAAGCGGCCGCGTTGTCATCTTTACCGCTGACTGTTCTTGCAGTGTCTGACACTCAATTGGAAACCTTCGCATCGTGGGGCATCTACAGACTTGGAGAGTTGGCAACCCTTCCTGAGAAAGAACTGATCTCCCGTATGGGCCAGGACGGCAAGCGACTCCGGCAGATGGCAGCAGGATCGCTGCCCCACCTCTTCCAAGCGGCGGAGCCAGTGTTTCGGCTTGAAGACAGACTGGAACTGGATTCGCCACTCGATGTCCTGGAATCGCTCCTCTTTGGTATCGCGATGATGCTGGATCAACTCATCGCGCGTGTGTCAGCGCGCGTTCTCGCGTTGGCTTCTGTGACTGTTACGTTGGACCTCGAAGGCAGCGGCACTCATGAGCGGACGGTACGTCCCGCATTGCCAACAAATGACAAGCAACTCTGGATCAAACTGCTCCACCTTGATCTTGAGGCCCATCCACCACGGGCAGCGATTCTCGCTGTCGGACTGCGTGCGGACTCCGGCTCTACCAGCAAGGTTCAGCTCGGACTGTTTTCTCCTCAGTTGCCGGAAGCAGGCCGGCTGGATATCACGCTAGCGCGTCTGTCGGCGCTCGTGGGAGAAGGCAATGTCGGATCTCCGGCTCTCCCCGATCAACATCTCCCGGGTAGCTTCCGTATCGAGCCATTCACCCTGCCGTCAGGAGACGCAACTATCACGGCATCCCCGATGTCGCGAGTCTCCCTTCGGCAACTGCGTCCACCCGAGCCGATAGCCGTCATGTTGAAGGATGCGCGGCCCAAGAGTCTACGCTTTCGCACCCGGCGCTATGTGGTCGAGCATCTCTATGGGCCGTGGTTCGCAAGCGGCGCATGGTGGAGTCGAGATCGTTACGGAATGGAACAGTGGGATCTCGATGC
The nucleotide sequence above comes from Tunturibacter empetritectus. Encoded proteins:
- a CDS encoding DNA polymerase Y family protein, which gives rise to MTNEASLYACLYVREFPAQSLLRLRPELRGAACVVMTGEVPSEKVCSLNTKARLAGMKHRMSRVEIETFANPIIMRRSTVAESMTKAALLEVAGSFSPQVEDRSEDTAFLCGIDITGTRSLFGPPEQLGRSLITQIRASGMSASVAVSTNFHTAVSLAKGFSRRASVQVVALGEEAAALSSLPLTVLAVSDTQLETFASWGIYRLGELATLPEKELISRMGQDGKRLRQMAAGSLPHLFQAAEPVFRLEDRLELDSPLDVLESLLFGIAMMLDQLIARVSARVLALASVTVTLDLEGSGTHERTVRPALPTNDKQLWIKLLHLDLEAHPPRAAILAVGLRADSGSTSKVQLGLFSPQLPEAGRLDITLARLSALVGEGNVGSPALPDQHLPGSFRIEPFTLPSGDATITASPMSRVSLRQLRPPEPIAVMLKDARPKSLRFRTRRYVVEHLYGPWFASGAWWSRDRYGMEQWDLDARSEDGSLLCCCVVRDRVRNRWQMEALYD